Proteins from one Mycobacterium sp. HUMS_12744610 genomic window:
- a CDS encoding transposase, producing the protein MPARVPAEAKELVLKTVDEAVAAGFSHSWACALWQVSDSRVHRWRARRRDTGTLVDCAPGGHPIHGLLPEEVAAILDLVEQWGPIDRSHRKLAHRGSYQQLVWVAPATLRRVLITHGLSLPAPQPRRRSEKKPWPDWLVWAPNRIWIWDATHFTRARRVVFAIVDMVSRKWIDTLVSVEETTTQVQVVFEHALEIEDLLDLLTDERLDLDADDPRRPILLAVSDNGPPMTAHDTRAFMALMAIVQHHGRPGVPQDQAWIESFFGHIKCEWPHLEAITDPALLETELARVRTEYNCVRLHEAIGYVTPDDEHAGRGEAIRQARRDGLDRARQRRLDYHRRTSTNPTGETPCIG; encoded by the coding sequence GTGCCGGCGCGGGTCCCCGCCGAGGCGAAGGAGCTGGTCCTCAAGACGGTCGACGAGGCGGTCGCAGCCGGGTTCTCCCATAGCTGGGCGTGTGCGCTGTGGCAGGTCTCCGATTCGCGGGTGCACCGGTGGCGGGCGCGGCGCCGCGACACTGGCACCCTGGTCGACTGCGCCCCGGGCGGGCACCCGATACACGGTTTGCTGCCCGAGGAAGTGGCCGCGATCCTCGACCTGGTCGAGCAGTGGGGTCCGATCGACCGGTCGCATCGCAAGCTGGCCCACCGCGGCTCCTACCAGCAGCTGGTGTGGGTGGCGCCGGCCACCCTGCGCCGGGTGCTCATCACCCACGGGCTGAGCCTGCCGGCACCTCAACCACGGCGCCGGTCGGAGAAAAAGCCCTGGCCGGACTGGCTGGTGTGGGCGCCCAACCGGATTTGGATCTGGGACGCGACCCACTTCACCCGGGCTCGCCGCGTCGTCTTCGCCATCGTCGATATGGTGTCACGCAAGTGGATCGACACCCTGGTCAGCGTCGAGGAGACCACCACCCAGGTGCAGGTGGTCTTCGAACACGCCCTCGAAATCGAGGACCTGTTGGATTTGCTGACCGACGAGCGCCTCGACCTCGACGCGGACGATCCGCGCCGCCCGATCCTACTGGCGGTTTCCGACAACGGGCCGCCGATGACCGCCCACGACACCCGCGCTTTCATGGCCCTGATGGCCATCGTCCAACACCATGGTCGCCCCGGCGTGCCACAAGACCAAGCGTGGATCGAATCGTTCTTCGGCCACATCAAGTGCGAGTGGCCGCACCTGGAGGCCATCACCGACCCGGCGCTGCTGGAAACCGAACTCGCAAGGGTGCGAACCGAATACAATTGCGTCAGGCTCCACGAAGCGATTGGCTATGTGACCCCCGACGACGAGCACGCCGGCCGTGGAGAGGCTATCCGCCAGGCCCGTCGTGACGGCCTCGACCGAGCACGCCAACGCCGCCTGGACTACCATCGTCGAACCAGCACCAACCCCACCGGGGAGACGCCATGCATTGGGTAA
- a CDS encoding helix-turn-helix domain-containing protein, whose protein sequence is MKRRVDYAWRLPEIMAAHGMHNSTDLMPRLAERGIELSRPQVYRIVYQRPERLSLHLLAALCDIFGCGVEDLLTITATDVRRKKAASSTTTARPNVFDLNKSVRPRRARVIRDED, encoded by the coding sequence GTGAAGCGTCGCGTCGACTATGCCTGGCGGCTACCGGAGATCATGGCCGCCCACGGTATGCACAACAGCACCGACCTGATGCCGCGGCTCGCCGAACGCGGTATCGAGCTGTCCCGGCCCCAGGTGTATCGCATCGTTTACCAACGGCCTGAACGGTTGTCACTGCACCTACTCGCCGCCCTGTGCGACATCTTCGGATGCGGCGTCGAGGATCTTCTCACCATCACCGCGACTGACGTCCGCCGCAAGAAAGCCGCCTCATCCACCACGACTGCGCGCCCAAATGTGTTCGACCTCAACAAGTCGGTGCGTCCGCGCCGGGCCCGGGTGATCCGCGATGAGGATTGA
- a CDS encoding recombinase XerD: MANQLRVNWPADRLCHSCFYTAMRTRGICPICGHDGVLPGRVNRADPRPVCLSCAGISDDYRCATCHTEGQLYRSGQCARCALRDDLTALMVHDAADPVAMGTIVTILCGVDRPESILTWKRSPTVRALLMGLASEDIPLSHDGLDAAGQSRQISHLRSLLEHNGLLPPRDEPLARFQAWLACKLDAICEPAVRAPVEQFATWHHLHRLRRTSASGQSSHGPTHSAKQEINETIKFLSWLHENHHRTAATCRQQDIDEWLATGPTTRTKIRTFVVWASKSKVNTALHLDAPQAKDTRLLTQDQRLAWIKELLHGDTESLPYRVAGTLLLLYAQPVAKIVALPTAAIVTAAGETRISLGAEPVPIPEPFADMLKDHLHNRPNLRTAGGLNTNPWLFPGHRPGKHLEHHSMMLKLRTLGINLLGARNSALQNLVAEIPPPVVSHLLGYSHNCTQRHAQLAAQPWSRYVT, from the coding sequence ATGGCCAACCAATTGCGCGTGAACTGGCCCGCTGATCGACTGTGCCACAGCTGCTTCTACACCGCGATGCGCACCCGCGGCATCTGTCCCATTTGTGGGCACGACGGCGTGCTGCCCGGTCGGGTCAATCGAGCCGATCCTCGACCGGTATGCCTGTCATGCGCCGGCATCTCCGACGACTACCGATGCGCAACCTGCCACACCGAAGGCCAGCTGTATCGGAGCGGGCAGTGCGCCCGCTGCGCGCTTCGCGACGACCTCACTGCTCTGATGGTCCACGACGCCGCCGACCCGGTCGCCATGGGGACCATCGTGACAATCCTTTGCGGGGTTGACCGACCCGAAAGCATCCTTACCTGGAAACGCTCCCCTACCGTTCGGGCCCTGCTGATGGGCCTGGCCAGCGAGGACATCCCACTCAGCCACGATGGTCTGGACGCCGCCGGACAGAGCAGACAGATCTCCCATCTGCGCAGCCTCCTCGAGCACAACGGCCTGCTGCCGCCACGCGATGAACCCCTTGCCCGTTTCCAGGCCTGGCTGGCCTGCAAACTCGACGCGATCTGCGAGCCAGCCGTTCGAGCCCCCGTCGAGCAATTCGCCACCTGGCATCACCTGCACCGCCTACGCCGAACCTCTGCTTCAGGCCAAAGCTCCCACGGACCAACACATTCGGCCAAACAAGAGATCAACGAGACAATCAAATTCCTCAGCTGGTTGCACGAGAACCATCACCGCACCGCGGCGACCTGCCGACAACAAGACATCGACGAGTGGTTAGCCACTGGACCGACAACTCGTACCAAGATCCGCACCTTCGTCGTGTGGGCCTCGAAAAGCAAGGTCAACACCGCCCTGCACCTCGACGCTCCACAAGCCAAGGACACCCGCTTGCTCACCCAAGACCAGCGACTGGCATGGATTAAGGAATTACTCCACGGGGACACCGAATCACTGCCCTACCGCGTTGCCGGCACATTGCTGCTGCTCTACGCCCAGCCCGTGGCCAAAATCGTCGCCCTGCCGACAGCCGCAATCGTCACGGCCGCCGGCGAGACACGCATATCACTTGGCGCCGAACCTGTTCCAATACCCGAGCCCTTCGCCGACATGCTCAAAGACCACCTGCACAACCGACCCAACCTCCGGACCGCTGGAGGCCTGAACACCAACCCCTGGCTATTTCCCGGCCACCGCCCCGGCAAGCACCTCGAACACCACTCCATGATGCTGAAGCTGCGCACCCTAGGTATCAACCTGCTCGGAGCACGCAACTCCGCGCTGCAGAACCTGGTCGCCGAAATACCCCCTCCCGTCGTCTCCCACCTCTTGGGCTACAGCCACAACTGCACCCAACGACATGCCCAACTGGCAGCCCAACCATGGTCGCGCTACGTCACGTAG
- a CDS encoding tyrosine-type recombinase/integrase, translating to MPVDKSGRFYVVDSVPLLHPEAQMVREMLDGWRNQQLCRNLAHDTIDQRIRLVERFLGYTNEFPWTWTPTMVEEFFSDLRSISRRRQSTIRGYQNALRMFCSYVSHPDYGWDRVCEQRFGSHPAQVFFEWNTAAHVQDNEQSPAKRAFTKKELQDFFDHADDQVVLIAASARKGWLPAYRDAVMFKLAYSYGLRFNELRHLQTVDFARNPHGREFGRYGLVHVRYGKAKRGSPYKRRSVLTVFDWTPEVIADWLAHGQRCMDDSIDLFPSERGALVSEDTLLRRFRRYCDHLGLSPGLDLHSLRRSYATHLIEDGWDAKFVQDQLGHEHASATALYTCVSSDFRIRTLRRALDSTINDALSSSKEDS from the coding sequence TTGCCCGTCGACAAGAGTGGCCGTTTCTACGTCGTTGACTCTGTTCCGCTGCTTCATCCCGAGGCGCAGATGGTTCGGGAGATGCTCGACGGTTGGCGCAATCAGCAACTGTGTCGCAACCTCGCGCACGACACCATCGATCAGCGGATCCGGCTCGTGGAGCGGTTCCTGGGGTATACCAACGAATTTCCGTGGACGTGGACTCCAACGATGGTCGAGGAGTTCTTCAGCGACCTGCGCTCGATATCGCGGCGCAGGCAGTCGACCATCCGCGGGTATCAGAACGCGTTGCGGATGTTCTGCTCCTACGTCAGTCATCCCGACTACGGCTGGGACCGAGTGTGCGAGCAGAGATTCGGTAGCCACCCGGCGCAGGTCTTCTTCGAGTGGAACACCGCCGCACACGTGCAAGACAACGAACAATCGCCGGCCAAGCGCGCGTTCACCAAGAAGGAGCTGCAGGATTTCTTTGACCATGCCGACGACCAAGTCGTGTTGATCGCCGCCTCTGCGCGCAAGGGCTGGTTGCCGGCCTACCGCGATGCTGTCATGTTTAAGCTGGCCTACTCGTATGGATTGCGGTTCAACGAACTTCGCCACTTGCAAACCGTTGACTTCGCTCGTAATCCGCACGGGCGCGAGTTCGGACGCTACGGGCTGGTTCATGTCCGTTACGGCAAGGCAAAACGCGGGTCACCGTACAAACGCCGCAGTGTGCTGACTGTCTTTGACTGGACGCCGGAGGTTATCGCCGATTGGCTGGCGCACGGACAGCGTTGCATGGATGACAGTATCGACCTGTTTCCCAGCGAGCGCGGAGCGCTGGTGTCCGAAGATACCCTCCTGCGCCGATTCCGCCGTTATTGCGACCACCTCGGGTTGTCGCCCGGGCTGGACCTGCATTCGCTGCGTCGCTCCTACGCCACCCACCTGATAGAAGATGGATGGGACGCCAAGTTCGTCCAGGACCAATTGGGCCATGAACACGCCAGCGCCACGGCGTTATATACCTGCGTGTCCAGTGATTTCCGCATCCGCACGTTGCGGCGGGCGTTGGACTCCACCATCAACGACGCACTGTCGTCCAGCAAGGAGGACTCGTGA
- a CDS encoding MMPL family transporter: protein MLFAVASALTVTPAVLLIGAQRFGLFEPRKRARSATLWRRMGIRIARWPVPIFVATTAVLVLFMLAIPTGQLNNDELDFVPKNVPSSRGLSAAKKHFPLSQMSPDVVLIEADHDLRNSADIGLLERAARTISQRPDVNSVQ, encoded by the coding sequence ATGCTTTTCGCGGTTGCCTCTGCGTTGACGGTGACTCCTGCGGTGCTGCTGATCGGTGCGCAGAGGTTCGGGCTTTTCGAGCCGCGCAAGCGGGCTCGCAGTGCGACGTTGTGGCGACGCATGGGTATTCGGATTGCTCGCTGGCCGGTGCCGATCTTCGTCGCGACCACAGCGGTGCTAGTCCTATTCATGTTAGCTATACCTACAGGGCAGCTAAACAACGACGAGCTTGACTTTGTGCCGAAGAATGTACCTAGTTCGCGCGGATTATCCGCCGCCAAGAAGCACTTCCCGCTGAGCCAGATGTCGCCGGACGTCGTCCTCATCGAGGCCGACCACGATCTGCGCAACTCAGCCGACATTGGTCTACTTGAGAGGGCGGCTCGGACAATCAGCCAGAGGCCCGACGTCAACTCCGTTCAGTAG
- a CDS encoding nucleotidyl transferase AbiEii/AbiGii toxin family protein → MKLAKPWSKWSHHHGGRQRGDLLVDTPFGRPQLGAKIELARHALSLAPEILDPVRLPIHDRYDFVLPTTPVVRGEEAVAEKLARYRRVSLARDLYDLQWFATSGALDESLVRRLWVLKVYRDVVVDGRGTKPVDPQEILRPRDEREFRQEDIGYLTRPVRINEWIAAIRDRYAFVAHLDADEQRWAQCNERDLHEVETALASFPAHT, encoded by the coding sequence ATGAAGCTGGCTAAACCCTGGTCAAAGTGGTCCCATCACCATGGCGGTCGACAGCGTGGTGACCTGTTGGTAGACACGCCATTCGGCCGGCCGCAGCTGGGTGCCAAGATAGAGCTGGCGCGACACGCGCTCAGCCTGGCACCCGAGATCCTCGATCCGGTGCGACTACCGATCCACGACAGGTACGACTTCGTCCTGCCGACGACTCCCGTAGTGCGCGGCGAGGAGGCCGTCGCCGAGAAGCTCGCACGATACCGCCGAGTGTCGCTGGCACGAGATCTCTACGATCTGCAATGGTTCGCAACCTCGGGTGCACTCGATGAGTCCCTCGTCCGCCGGCTCTGGGTACTCAAGGTCTACCGCGACGTCGTTGTCGACGGCCGCGGAACCAAGCCAGTCGACCCGCAGGAGATCCTCAGGCCGCGGGACGAGCGTGAGTTCCGTCAAGAAGACATCGGCTACCTCACAAGGCCTGTGCGTATCAACGAGTGGATCGCCGCCATCCGCGACCGCTATGCCTTCGTTGCTCACCTCGACGCCGACGAGCAGCGCTGGGCCCAATGCAACGAACGAGACCTGCACGAGGTGGAGACGGCCCTCGCATCTTTTCCTGCTCACACCTGA
- a CDS encoding DDE-type integrase/transposase/recombinase, whose translation MPARVPAEAKELVLKTVDEAVAAGFSHSWACALWQVSDSRVHRWRARRRDTGTLVDCAPGGHPIHGLLPEEVAAILDLVEQWGPIDRSHRKLAHRGSYQQLVWVAPATLRRVLITHGLSLPAPQPRRRSEKKPWPDWLVWAPNRIWIWDATHFTRARRVVFAIVDMVSRKWIDTLVSVEETTTQVQVVFEHALEIEDLLDLLTDERLDLDADDPRRPILLAVSDNGPPMTAHDTRAFMALMAIVQHHGRPGVPQDQAWIESFFGHIKCEWPHLEAITDPGAAGNRTRKGANRIQLRQAPRSDWLCDPRRRARRPWRGYPPGPS comes from the coding sequence GTGCCGGCGCGGGTCCCCGCCGAGGCGAAGGAGCTGGTCCTCAAGACGGTCGACGAGGCGGTCGCAGCCGGGTTCTCCCATAGCTGGGCGTGTGCGCTGTGGCAGGTCTCCGATTCGCGGGTGCACCGGTGGCGGGCGCGGCGCCGCGACACTGGCACCCTGGTCGACTGCGCCCCGGGCGGGCACCCGATACACGGTTTGCTGCCCGAGGAAGTGGCCGCGATCCTCGACCTGGTCGAGCAGTGGGGTCCGATCGACCGGTCGCATCGCAAGCTGGCCCACCGCGGCTCCTACCAGCAGCTGGTGTGGGTGGCGCCGGCCACCCTGCGCCGGGTGCTCATCACCCACGGGCTGAGCCTGCCGGCACCTCAACCACGGCGCCGGTCGGAGAAAAAGCCCTGGCCGGACTGGCTGGTGTGGGCGCCCAACCGGATTTGGATCTGGGACGCGACCCACTTCACCCGGGCTCGCCGCGTCGTCTTCGCCATCGTCGATATGGTGTCACGCAAGTGGATCGACACCCTGGTCAGCGTCGAGGAGACCACCACCCAGGTGCAGGTGGTCTTCGAACACGCCCTCGAAATCGAGGACCTGTTGGATTTGCTGACCGACGAGCGCCTCGACCTCGACGCGGACGATCCGCGCCGCCCGATCCTACTGGCGGTTTCCGACAACGGGCCGCCGATGACCGCCCACGACACCCGCGCTTTCATGGCCCTGATGGCCATCGTCCAACACCATGGTCGCCCCGGCGTGCCACAAGACCAAGCGTGGATCGAATCGTTCTTCGGCCACATCAAGTGCGAGTGGCCGCACCTGGAGGCCATCACCGACCCGGGCGCTGCTGGAAACCGAACTCGCAAGGGTGCGAACCGAATACAATTGCGTCAGGCTCCACGAAGCGATTGGCTATGTGACCCCCGACGACGAGCACGCCGGCCGTGGAGAGGCTATCCGCCAGGCCCGTCGTGA
- the istA gene encoding IS21 family transposase yields MYREVSVIEVRELLRVWMSGAGLRRVAALAGVDRKTARDYTNAAELAGLVRDGDLEQLTDELIGAVIEAVRPGRPDSHGAMWELLRANHDQIVKWVEKGLTVVKIGDLLARQGIMVPQRTLHRYCTQCTAYRGRGGAGTVPVADGEPGVECQIDFGQMGKVFDPGSGRNRVVHALIFTAVYSRHMFVWLTLRQTLEAIIAGCEAAWRFYGGVFKVLIPDNMTPIVPKADSTDPQFSVGWTEYSQARGFFTDPARVAHPCDKPRVERMVQYVRGNFFAGEDFADLADAQARAQVWCADKAGQRIHGTTCQRPAVVFAECEAALLLPAPTVVYQVPIYAQAKVHRDYHIQVDRALYSIPEHLRGQTVSVRADGELVKAFFRGKLIKTHPRQPAGGRSTDPADLPADKTGYAMRDLTRLITTAAGHGADIGIYAERLLDHQLPWTRMRQVYRLLGLVKRYGATPVDTACGRALELDVVSVSKIAAMLQKATENTPAEPARAATGLAPARFARDPGEYRPHGRQRPDWLSIIDGGAAPTSSDETQGR; encoded by the coding sequence ATGTATCGGGAGGTTTCGGTGATCGAGGTACGCGAGCTGTTGCGGGTGTGGATGTCGGGGGCCGGCTTGCGCCGGGTTGCTGCGTTGGCAGGGGTCGATCGCAAGACCGCACGCGACTATACGAACGCCGCGGAGTTGGCGGGGTTGGTCCGTGACGGCGATCTGGAGCAGCTCACCGACGAGCTGATCGGGGCGGTGATCGAGGCGGTGCGGCCAGGCCGGCCAGATAGCCACGGTGCGATGTGGGAGTTGTTGCGCGCCAACCACGATCAGATCGTCAAGTGGGTCGAAAAGGGGCTGACGGTGGTCAAGATCGGTGACCTGTTGGCACGTCAAGGCATTATGGTTCCGCAGCGGACCCTGCACCGGTACTGCACGCAGTGCACCGCCTACCGGGGTCGTGGCGGCGCTGGCACGGTGCCGGTTGCCGACGGTGAGCCCGGTGTGGAGTGCCAGATCGACTTCGGTCAGATGGGCAAGGTCTTCGATCCCGGGTCAGGGCGCAACCGGGTGGTGCACGCGTTGATCTTCACTGCGGTGTACTCGCGGCACATGTTCGTGTGGCTGACGTTGCGCCAGACCCTGGAGGCGATCATCGCCGGCTGCGAGGCGGCCTGGCGATTCTACGGCGGTGTCTTCAAAGTGCTGATCCCAGACAACATGACACCGATTGTGCCCAAGGCGGATTCGACCGATCCGCAGTTCAGTGTGGGGTGGACGGAGTACTCGCAAGCCCGCGGATTTTTCACCGACCCGGCCAGGGTGGCACACCCGTGCGACAAACCGCGAGTGGAACGCATGGTCCAGTACGTGCGGGGCAACTTCTTCGCTGGTGAGGACTTCGCCGACCTGGCCGACGCTCAGGCTCGAGCCCAGGTGTGGTGTGCCGATAAGGCCGGGCAGCGTATCCACGGCACTACCTGCCAGCGCCCTGCTGTGGTGTTCGCCGAATGTGAGGCTGCGCTGCTGCTGCCCGCCCCGACCGTGGTCTACCAGGTGCCGATCTACGCGCAAGCCAAGGTGCACCGTGACTACCACATTCAAGTCGATCGAGCCTTGTACTCGATTCCCGAACACCTTCGCGGGCAAACCGTTTCGGTTCGCGCCGATGGTGAGTTGGTCAAGGCGTTTTTCCGCGGCAAGCTGATCAAAACCCACCCCCGCCAGCCCGCCGGCGGGCGCTCCACCGACCCGGCCGATCTGCCCGCCGACAAGACCGGCTACGCCATGCGGGATCTGACCCGGCTGATCACCACCGCCGCCGGCCACGGGGCTGATATCGGCATCTACGCCGAACGCCTGCTCGACCACCAGCTGCCCTGGACCCGGATGCGCCAGGTCTACCGACTGTTGGGGCTGGTCAAACGCTACGGCGCGACACCAGTGGACACCGCCTGCGGGCGTGCCCTGGAACTCGACGTGGTCTCGGTATCCAAGATCGCCGCCATGCTGCAAAAAGCCACCGAGAACACCCCTGCCGAGCCAGCGCGGGCGGCCACCGGGCTGGCACCGGCCCGGTTTGCCCGCGATCCGGGCGAATACCGCCCCCACGGCCGGCAGCGGCCCGACTGGCTCAGCATCATCGACGGCGGCGCCGCCCCCACCAGCAGCGACGAAACCCAGGGGCGGTGA